Proteins from one Diorhabda carinulata isolate Delta chromosome 10, icDioCari1.1, whole genome shotgun sequence genomic window:
- the LOC130899126 gene encoding mitochondrial pyruvate carrier 2-like — protein MSAIYHNTMAALDKIVPPKLQPLWTHPAGPKTVFFWAPLFKWGLVIAGIADLQRPADSISPSQSGALLATGLIWSRYSLVIIPKNYSLFSVNMFVALTQSYQMYRALSYQNQMKNKASSEK, from the exons atgtCTGCAATATATCATAATACAATGGCTGCATTGGACAAAATAGTTCCGCCAAAATTACAACCTCTATGGACACATCCTGCtg GACCTAAAACCGTATTTTTTTGGGCCCCGTTGTTCAAATGG ggTTTAGTTATAGCTGGTATAGCGGATTTACAAAGACCAGCAGATTCCATTAGCCCTTCACAGAGTGGGGCTTTGCTTGCCACTGGTCTTATATGGTCGAGATATTCATTAGttataataccaaaaaattattctttgttCAGTGTTAATATGTTTGTGGCTCTAACTCAAAGTTACCAAATGTACAGGGCGTTAAG CTACCAAaaccaaatgaaaaataaagctTCCTCAGAAAAATGA
- the LOC130899125 gene encoding uncharacterized protein LOC130899125 isoform X1, with amino-acid sequence MFIIQLITVKMGDKDVFLLNYQELTAFLLKIGQYEALKIVKKYKMDGKKFLKFCEDVETIDLTNNEKIILMGFMSWMNLNSSFSNIPSDSTSSASDSKRDVNEPSYLNMEEFHPKHNYVEYKNYPRISTNYFKYSNPNSSRDDIDSISYISNEYIHPLAPSQNRYDQITIQRIKEYDKEDLDKEKKMQYKVSYLEVIQPRTEIDGQIESDREPFHNSICGCACFWGCLQKRQK; translated from the exons atgtttattatacAGTTAATAACTGTGAAAATGGGTGATAAagacgtttttttattaaattatcaagAATTAACTGCTTTTTTACTAAAG ATCGGCCAGTATGAGGCccttaaaattgtaaaaaaatacaaaatggaCGGTAAAAAATTTCTG aaattttgcGAGGACGTAGAAACAATTGATCTGACAAATAACGAGAAGATTATTCTGATGGGGTTCATGTCCTGGATGAATTTGAACTCGAGCTTCTCTAATATACCGAGTGATTCGACATCGAGTGCAAGTGATTCGAAACGCGACGTGAATGAACCTTCTTATTTAAATATGGAAGAATTTCACCCGAAACATAATTAcgtagaatataaaaattatccacGAATTTCGACGAAttatttcaagtattcaaaTCCAAATTCATCGAGAGACGATATCGattcaatttcttatatttcGAATGAATACATACATCCTTTAGCGCCTTCTCAAAATCGATACGATCAAATAACAATCCAACGGATCAAAGAATACGATAAAGAAGATTTGGATAAGGAAAAGAAGATGCAATACAAGGTCTCTTACTTGGAAGTTATTCAGCCGCGTACGGAAATCGATGGTCAAATCGAAAGTGATCGAGAACCGTTTCACAATTCGATATGCGGATGCGCATGCTTCTGGGGATGTCTACAGAAACGTCAAAAGTGA
- the LOC130899125 gene encoding uncharacterized protein LOC130899125 isoform X2: protein MDGKKFLKFCEDVETIDLTNNEKIILMGFMSWMNLNSSFSNIPSDSTSSASDSKRDVNEPSYLNMEEFHPKHNYVEYKNYPRISTNYFKYSNPNSSRDDIDSISYISNEYIHPLAPSQNRYDQITIQRIKEYDKEDLDKEKKMQYKVSYLEVIQPRTEIDGQIESDREPFHNSICGCACFWGCLQKRQK, encoded by the exons atggaCGGTAAAAAATTTCTG aaattttgcGAGGACGTAGAAACAATTGATCTGACAAATAACGAGAAGATTATTCTGATGGGGTTCATGTCCTGGATGAATTTGAACTCGAGCTTCTCTAATATACCGAGTGATTCGACATCGAGTGCAAGTGATTCGAAACGCGACGTGAATGAACCTTCTTATTTAAATATGGAAGAATTTCACCCGAAACATAATTAcgtagaatataaaaattatccacGAATTTCGACGAAttatttcaagtattcaaaTCCAAATTCATCGAGAGACGATATCGattcaatttcttatatttcGAATGAATACATACATCCTTTAGCGCCTTCTCAAAATCGATACGATCAAATAACAATCCAACGGATCAAAGAATACGATAAAGAAGATTTGGATAAGGAAAAGAAGATGCAATACAAGGTCTCTTACTTGGAAGTTATTCAGCCGCGTACGGAAATCGATGGTCAAATCGAAAGTGATCGAGAACCGTTTCACAATTCGATATGCGGATGCGCATGCTTCTGGGGATGTCTACAGAAACGTCAAAAGTGA
- the LOC130899127 gene encoding uncharacterized protein LOC130899127 produces MSFNIDVRKKQLHSLKQYINSTKDKVDSILNYLGWTAKAVLEAPEKVVCPIDKKHSLVLDKVNEHVKKCSVISSGYKLEEQFLSEPREPTAYSISLDNAKKIEILNEARQLNPKFKSAWNGIDSDPMTSDRLFSTFSTDERLALYEYCRLNARRPPIPKEFTSIIDINKKEEHELTEEEKLIRERNAKRRRVKYKSVHTGRNKSHTEVLREVIRNQMEMYGDYLTEKRKAEEEAALKREAEARSYEQFPHVDTRVVYDYGIDPFETIDNFEDAFNVNYDYRSDLGPKIENERSECKNVVEDENKPEKKCNYRRSRSRERDRRARSRDGRRRRSRIRSREDQRVRSRHERRH; encoded by the exons ATGAGTTTTAATATTGATGTTAGAAAAAAGCAGTTGCACAGTTTGAAACAGTATATAAATTCTACGAAGGATAAAGTGGATtctatattgaattatttaggtTGGACGGCAAAAGCAGTGTTGGAA GCACCAGAAAAAGTCGTTTGTcctattgataaaaaacatagCTTAGTATTAGATAAAGTGAACGAACACGTGAAAAAATGTAGTGTCATATCATCTGGTTATAAATTGGAGGAACAATTTTTATCGGAGCCCCGAGAACCTACCGCGTATTCGATATCTTTGG ATAACgctaaaaaaatcgaaattttgaacGAAGCAAGACAACTTAATCCAAAATTCAAATCAG CTTGGAATGGAATCGATAGTGATCCGATGACGAGCGATCGATTATTTTCGACGTTTTCCACCGACGAAAGACTCGCTTTATATGAGTATTGTCGATTGAACGCCCGACGTCCCCCGATACCCAAAGAATTCACTTC GATTatcgatattaataaaaaagaagaacatgAACTcactgaagaagaaaaattgataagagAGAGAAACGCAAAAAGGCGTCGAGTCAAATACAAATCCGTGCATACAGGGAGGAATAAGAGCCACACTGAAGTGTTGAGGGAGGTTATAAGGAACCAAATGGAGATGTACGGGGATTATTTGACAGAAAAACGTAAAGCGGAAGAGGAAGCGGCTTTAAAAAGGGAAGCGGAGGCTCGATCCTATGAACAATTCCCTCACGTCGATACTAGAGTCGTGTACGATTACGGGATCGATCCGTTCGAAACAATCGATAATTTCGAGGATGCTTTCAACGTGAATTACGATTATCGATCGGATTTGGGGCCCAAAATCGAAAACGAACGTTCGGAGTGTAAAAATGTCGTCGAAGACGAGAATAAACcggaaaaaaaatgtaactatcGAAGATCGCGGTCCAGGGAGAGGGATAGGCGCGCCAGGAGTCGAGATGGTAGGAGGAGGAGGAGTCGTATAAGGAGCAGGGAGGATCAAAGGGTTCGTTCAAGACACGAACGGAGACATTGA
- the LOC130899129 gene encoding 39S ribosomal protein L2, mitochondrial, with protein MNSLTRVFTKLSLLDTTNISHRLCSVRFKAKIVELPQIGHGKCFRRIVHYPEEYTVKPLNVTNLAGRDPKTGRMIVKGIGGGIKHKYHWIDWKRVGPNEEGKVQTEKVIKIIKDGCRTANIALVAHGDKLKYILATVNMKPGDILKTSCYIPRIPVRPNEGDAYPLGALPLGTQVHNVEKYPGVGGFLVHSAGTYATILRKAKDDRVVIMTPSKKEFSLPATCMCTVGRLSNIEHGSTPIGSAQRNRELGNRPRSGLWQRKRGIHGRKIRRPPPVKMIVDKPKDERETIVFTCDRPFVKTPRFQFHY; from the exons ATGAATTCCCTAACTCGAGTTTTTactaaattaagtttattagaTACAACAAATATTTCTCACAGATTATGTAGTGTCAGATTCAAAGCAAAAATAGTTGAATTACCACAAATTGGACACGGGAAATGTTTCCGTCGTATCGTTCACTACCCCGAAGAATATACAGTGAAACCATTAAACGTAACGAATTTGGCTGGAAGAGACCCTAAAACCGGTAGAATGATAGTAAAAGGAATCGGAGGCGGTATAAAACATAAATACCATTGGATAGATTGGAAACGAGTGGGCCCAAATGAAGAAGGAAAAGTACAAACTGAAAAAGTAATCAAGATAATCAAAGACGGTTGTCGAACTGCTAATATCGCTTTGGTAGCCCACGGAGATAAACTCAAATACATTTTAGCGACCGTTAACATGAAACCTGgggatattttaaaaacttccTGTTACATACCGAGAATACCGG TTCGACCCAACGAAGGGGACGCTTATCCTTTGGGGGCCCTCCCGTTGGGTACGCAGGTGCACAACGTCGAAAAATACCCCGGTGTGGGGGGATTTCTCGTACATTCCGCGGGTACTTACGCTACGATTTTAAGAAAAGCCAAAGACGATCGCGTCGTTATAATGACGCCGTCGAAAAAAGAATTCAGTTTACCAGCAACTTGTATGTGTACTGTTGGTAGGTTGAGTAACATAGAACATGGTAGCACTCCCATTGGTTCTGCCCAACGTAACCGTGAATTAGGTAACCGACCGCGGTCGGGGTTGTGGCAGAGGAAGAGAGGTATCCATGGGAGGAAGATAAGAAGACCCCCACCGGTTAAAATGATTGTAGATAAACCAAAGGACGAAAGGGAGACGATAGTGTTTACTTGCGATAGGCCATTCGTAAAAACCCCTAGGTTCCAATTCCACTActga
- the LOC130899131 gene encoding uncharacterized protein LOC130899131 — translation MAEFHLDLNNSLDMRIAEFKNDPEKIKVVNEFLNEIFEKAQKEAEKKTGKQKGKLDALGFQNGSKKIGVWSNRARTSARSFASRIFTTICNCTNSVKTTFISKNNGNN, via the exons ATGGCGGAATTCCATCTCGATTTGAATAATTCCTTAGATATGCGTATAGCTGAATTTAAAAACGATCCCGAAAAAATAAAAGTCGTCAATGAATTCTTGAACGAAATATTCGAGAAGGCGCAAAAAGAAGCCGAAAAAAAGACTGGtaaacaaaaaggaaaattg GACGCGTTAGGATTCCAAA ATGGGTCTAAAAAAATTGGAGTTTGGTCTAACAGAGCGAGAACTTCGGCGAGATCTTTCGCTTCTAGAATATTCACGACTATATGCAATTGCACGAATTCGGTTAAAACTAcgttcatttctaaaaataacggcaataattga
- the LOC130899130 gene encoding uncharacterized protein LOC130899130: MVDKKRWLNKIHEEPKSSQEYISWSSSDSDNEELFISDINEEDKVSFSSPDKSPIINRVNVEESSPIIGSKRKIEEIRSKFKKSKECPSLTQIIDSESPEFKTTDSGSTTTKNDSGSSGSLYYQPCIKKKRYKKKGLAFLLKKTLDLQKTRLSIWKHELYVKKSCDIVKNVVKFKVIKIRDEYGNLVVECDELYEGSGENLNLVLILINKSVNIDLREGVVYNMYPPYESKIVTYKSEDITCYFNVTRIVK, encoded by the coding sequence atggTTGATAAGAAACGTTGGCTAAATAAAATACACGAAGAACCTAAAAGTAGCCAGGAATATATATCCTGGAGTAGTTCTGATAGTGACAACGAGGAATTATTTATATCGGATATAAACGAAGAAGACAAAGTTTCATTCAGCAGTCCCGATAAGTCTCCTATAATTAACAGAGTAAACGTCGAGGAATCGTCTCCTATTATAGGTAGTAAAcgtaaaatagaagaaataagatcgaaatttaaaaaatcgaagGAATGTCCATCATTAACCCAAATAATAGACAGTGAATCGCCCGAATTTAAAACAACAGATTCCGGTAGCACGACTACGAAAAACGACAGTGGTTCGAGTGGTAGTTTATATTATCAACCCTGTATTAAAAAGAAACGATATAAAAAGAAAGGTTTGGcgtttttgttgaaaaaaactttGGATTTACAAAAAACACGACTTTCTATATGGAAACACGAACTTTACGTGAAAAAATCGTGTGATATCGTTAAAAACGTTGTTAAATTCAAAGTGATTAAAATTCGTGATGAATACGGGAACTTAGTTGTCGAATGTGACGAATTATACGAGGGTAGtggtgaaaatttgaatttggtgTTAATATTGATTAACAAAAGTGTAAATATCGATTTAAGGGAAGGTGTGGTATATAATATGTATCCCCCTTACGAATCGAAAATAGTGACTTATAAATCAGAAGATATCACTTGTTATTTCAATGTGACACGGatagttaaataa